Proteins from a single region of Xiphias gladius isolate SHS-SW01 ecotype Sanya breed wild chromosome 2, ASM1685928v1, whole genome shotgun sequence:
- the LOC120800408 gene encoding protein mono-ADP-ribosyltransferase PARP11 — MWGNEEVEYMDTSDSPWCWYYLADCGRWHKCEEDPINPLQSEDIEKYYLRNSEAALNTSSSSCHSKIDFSAMLQTDLATGRQRRIQRSYSIERSCSCFSAAPVFWEKVDPTCPYQLIPLSELTLEYKTVADYVKNDGLLDRSIMSICRIQNLDLWEMYCRKKKQLMRIQGVTEIQERRLFHGTDIRNVDSICKYNFDQRLAGQNGHVFGKGVYFARYATYADKYSMSSTDPLPLYGGVTGSALGPTKILFLARVMIGKSTVGQSHFQKPDHGRSENSHNSCVDDTEHPNIFVIFDPNQIYPEYLIQYS; from the exons ATGTGGGGCAATGAAGAGGTGGAATACATGGACACATCTGACAGCCCATGGTGCTGGTATTACCTAGCAGACTGTGGAAGGTGGCACAAATGTGAG GAGGACCCCATTAACCCCCTTCAGAGTGAGGATATTGAAAAATATTACCTAAGAAACTCAGAGGCAGCTTTAAATACATCTTCATCTAGCTGTCACAGCAAGATTGATTTCTCCG CAATGTTGCAAACAGACCTCGCCACAGGAAGGCAAAGAAGAATCCAACGGAGCTACAGCATTGAGAGAAG TTGCTCCTGCTTCAGTGCTGCTCCAGTCTTTTGGGAAAAGGTTGATCCTACATGTCCATATCAG TTAATCCCTCTGAGTGAACTCACCCTTGAGTATAAAACTGTGGCAGATTATGTAAAGAACGATGGGCTTTTGGACAGATCCATTATGTCAATCTGCAGGATACAGAATTTGGACCTATGGGAAATGTATTGTAG gaaaaagaagcagTTAATGAGGATTCAAGGTGTCACAGAGATTCAAGAGAGAAGACTCTTTCATGGGACTGACATCAGAAATGTCGACAGCATTTGCAAGTATAACTTTGACCAACGGTTAGCCGGACAAAATGGCCACGTATTTGGCAAAG gaGTATATTTTGCAAGATACGCAACATACGCGGACAAATATAGCATGAGCAGCACGGATCCATTGCCATTGTATGGTGGGGTAACAGGAAGTGCCCTCGGACCCactaaaattctttttttggcTCGGGTGATGATCGGAAAATCAACTGTTGGACAATCTCATTTCCAAAAGCCTGATCATGGAAGGTCTGAAAACTCTCACAACAGCTGCGTGGATGATACCGAGCatccaaatatttttgtcatttttgatcCCAATCAAATATATCCAGAGTATTTGATTCAGTACAGTTGA
- the LOC120800397 gene encoding protein mono-ADP-ribosyltransferase PARP11-like isoform X1: MPSRPWLKNISLTLDLAMLAIRSSEEESTEIEEMDTSEPNWCWFYLAECGVWHMFEIDPSAACSVTSAQIEQCYNRNQRGIMEFYTAKYTYRLDFSVMRQINVTTGKQRPIKRSLHSATGFRFICDNLALPVPCHWERINTDEPYQLIQLGRDTYEFKEVARLYERTMDHPIKSIQRIQNLDLWEFFCRKKTQLRKVKRTLDIEERMLFHGTGHSNIQAICTFNFDWRLTGSHGDVYGKGSYFARDAKYSSKFCHTTGKHNTTLQRHGLAPPIFASEPPYKTMFLARVLVGEYTVGHPMYCRPPSKDASFTNFYDSCVDDMANPKIYVIFDSNQIYPEYLIEFY, encoded by the exons ATGCCCTCACGACCATGGCTTAAAAACATCTCCTTGACGTTAG atttagctATGTTAGCCATCAGATCGTCAGAGGAGGAGTCCACTGAGATTGAGGAGATGGACACCTCAGAGCCCAACTGGTGCTGGTTCTACTTGGCCGAGTGTGGAGTGTGGCATATGTTTGAG ATCGATCCCAGCGCAGCCTGCTCTGTGACCAGTGCTCAGATTGAGCAGTGCTACAACAGAAACCAACGCGGTATCATGGAATTCTACACGGCCAAGTATACGTACAGACTGGACTTTTCAG TTATGCGACAGATCAATGTCACAACAGGGAAGCAGCGGCCAATCAAACGCTCCCTCCACTCCGCAACTGGCTTCAG GTTTATTTGCGATAATCTTGCCTTGCCCGTTCCCTGTCATTGGGAGAGAATCAATACAGACGAGCCCTATCAG CTCATCCAACTTGGCAGAGACACATATGAGTTTAAAGAAGTAGCCAGACTGTATGAAAGGACTATGGACCATCCAATCAAATCCATCCAGAGGATTCAGAATCTGGACTTATGGGAGTTCTTCTGCAG GAAGAAAACACAGTTGCGAAAGGTCAAGCGCACATTGGATATTGAGGAGCGAATGCTGTTTCATGGCACAGGACACAGCAACATACAAGCTATATGTACATTTAACTTTGACTGGCGGCTGACAGGAAGCCACGGCGATGTCTATGGCAAAG GGAGCTACTTTGCCCGGGATGCCAAATACTCCAGTAAGTTCTGTCACACCACGGGGAAGCACAACACCACCCTGCAGAGACACGGACTGGCCCCACCAATATTTGCTAGTGAGCCGCCCTATAAGACCATGTTCCTGGCCAGAGTGCTTGTTGGAGAATACACGGTCGGTCATCCTATGTACTGCAGGCCACCCTCCAAGGACGCCAGCTTCACCAACTTTTACGACAGTTGTGTGGACGATATGGCCAATCCAAAGATTTATGTAATTTTTGACAGCAATCAGATTTACCCAGAGTATCTAATTGAGTTCTACTGA
- the LOC120800397 gene encoding protein mono-ADP-ribosyltransferase PARP11-like isoform X2: MKDLYTDRHRGPVRNRLTTDLAMLAIRSSEEESTEIEEMDTSEPNWCWFYLAECGVWHMFEIDPSAACSVTSAQIEQCYNRNQRGIMEFYTAKYTYRLDFSVMRQINVTTGKQRPIKRSLHSATGFRFICDNLALPVPCHWERINTDEPYQLIQLGRDTYEFKEVARLYERTMDHPIKSIQRIQNLDLWEFFCRKKTQLRKVKRTLDIEERMLFHGTGHSNIQAICTFNFDWRLTGSHGDVYGKGSYFARDAKYSSKFCHTTGKHNTTLQRHGLAPPIFASEPPYKTMFLARVLVGEYTVGHPMYCRPPSKDASFTNFYDSCVDDMANPKIYVIFDSNQIYPEYLIEFY, encoded by the exons ATGAAGGATTTGTATACCGATAGGCACAGGGGCCCAGTTAGAAACAGGCTGACAACTG atttagctATGTTAGCCATCAGATCGTCAGAGGAGGAGTCCACTGAGATTGAGGAGATGGACACCTCAGAGCCCAACTGGTGCTGGTTCTACTTGGCCGAGTGTGGAGTGTGGCATATGTTTGAG ATCGATCCCAGCGCAGCCTGCTCTGTGACCAGTGCTCAGATTGAGCAGTGCTACAACAGAAACCAACGCGGTATCATGGAATTCTACACGGCCAAGTATACGTACAGACTGGACTTTTCAG TTATGCGACAGATCAATGTCACAACAGGGAAGCAGCGGCCAATCAAACGCTCCCTCCACTCCGCAACTGGCTTCAG GTTTATTTGCGATAATCTTGCCTTGCCCGTTCCCTGTCATTGGGAGAGAATCAATACAGACGAGCCCTATCAG CTCATCCAACTTGGCAGAGACACATATGAGTTTAAAGAAGTAGCCAGACTGTATGAAAGGACTATGGACCATCCAATCAAATCCATCCAGAGGATTCAGAATCTGGACTTATGGGAGTTCTTCTGCAG GAAGAAAACACAGTTGCGAAAGGTCAAGCGCACATTGGATATTGAGGAGCGAATGCTGTTTCATGGCACAGGACACAGCAACATACAAGCTATATGTACATTTAACTTTGACTGGCGGCTGACAGGAAGCCACGGCGATGTCTATGGCAAAG GGAGCTACTTTGCCCGGGATGCCAAATACTCCAGTAAGTTCTGTCACACCACGGGGAAGCACAACACCACCCTGCAGAGACACGGACTGGCCCCACCAATATTTGCTAGTGAGCCGCCCTATAAGACCATGTTCCTGGCCAGAGTGCTTGTTGGAGAATACACGGTCGGTCATCCTATGTACTGCAGGCCACCCTCCAAGGACGCCAGCTTCACCAACTTTTACGACAGTTGTGTGGACGATATGGCCAATCCAAAGATTTATGTAATTTTTGACAGCAATCAGATTTACCCAGAGTATCTAATTGAGTTCTACTGA